From Candidatus Bathyarchaeota archaeon:
TAGTCGAGGGGGATGTCGTCGACGTTCAGGACTTCGGAGCGTTCGTGAGGCTCGGCCCGGTCGACGCCCTGCTCCACATGTCGCAGATAATGGACGACTTCATCGCCTACGACAGGCAGAGGGAGGCCTTAGTCGGTAGGCAGACCGGGAGGTTTCTCAGGAAGGGCGACGTAGTCAGGGTTAGGATCGTGGCCGTAAGCCTCCCTAAGACGGGTAGCGGGATAGGGAAGATCGGTGTGACCGCCAAGCAGCCTTTCCTGGGTAAGCTCGAGTGGATCAAGGAGGAGGTCGCTAAGCTCCACGGGGGTGGGGAAGGTTGAGCGAGATGGCTTGTAGAACCTGTAAGAGGGTCTTCAGGGTTCCGCGGCGGGGCTCAGACGTATGCCCGGTCTGCAAGACCAGGACGCTGACCGATAACTGGAACGGGCTTGTGGTTGTCTTCAACCCGGAGTCTAGCATCCTAGCCGAGAAGATAGGCGCCAAAGAACCGGGTAGATACGCGATAAACGTCGGGCGTTAGACGGCTTCGAAGGTTTTCGAAACTTCTTCGATAGCTAGCCCTATGTCGGCTTTTAAACCCATGTCCCGTAGGGCTAACCCTATCGCCGTGACGGCGGCTCTTATGCATCTTTCAGAGGCTGTCTCGGCCATGTGTCCGACCCTGAATATACGTCCCCTGAGCTCCGACAGTCCCCCGGCTACTAGGACCCCGTAGTCCAGTATCCTCCTCCTAAGCTTAGAATCGTCTACGCCTTCAGGGACCTTGACCGCTGTGACCGTGGGTGAGGAAAGCCTCTCCTCGGGTAGGATCTCTAAACCCATCGCCTCGACCGCCTTGACGAACGCCCTGGACGCGGTCCTGTGCCTCTCGAACCTAGCCTCAAGCCCCTCCTCGAGCACGATGTCCAACGCCTCGTTCAACGCGTAGAGTAGATGAACTGGAAGGGTAATAGGCACCCTTCTCAAGCCCTGCTCCAAGAGACCCCCCCGCTCCCTAGGTATCCAGAGCCTCCTCCACCTGTATAGGTCGTTTAAGAACGTCACAGGAGGCGTCTTCCTATCCTCCATGACCTCCCACGCCCCCTCGCCGACCGAGACCATGGCTAAACCCATCGGCGCCGCCAGACACTTATGCGAACAGCTCATGCATAGGTCTACACCCCACTCGTCCACCCTGACGTCTACACCACCTAGAGAAGAGCCTGCACCCAGCAGGTATAGGACGCCGTATCTCCTAGCGAGCCTACCCACCCCCTCGGCTGGGTATAGGGTTCCGGTCGAAGGCTCGTTGTGAACCATGGCTAGGGCTTTAAACCCTCCGCGTTCCAAAGCCTCCTCAAGCCTAGACTCGTCAAGCCTACCGCCGGGTGGAACCCTGAACTCCACCGGAACCCCTCCGACCCGTTTAACGATCTCAGGGATCATCCTTCCGAACTCCCCGGCCACGACAACTAGGACCCTATCCCCAGGCTCGACTATGCTCGCCAAGGCTGCCTCCAAACCCATCCTACCAGAGCCCGGTAGAAGTATAACCTCACCCCTAGTCCGGTAGACCCTCCGGAGCTTATCCATAACCTCCTCGATCAGGCCTGGGTTCACAGGGGGCGTATAATGTGGCTCCGAGGCTCTCACCATCGCCCTTATAACCCTGAGAGGTATCTCCGTAGGGCCGGGGATCATCAGAAGCGGCTTAGCCATCCCATAAGCACCCCCAGTCGTCTAGAGGAGCCTATACATCTTAAGCTTATCCCCGGTAGGCTTACTAAAGCCCCAGACTGGCTATGAACTCTCTTGCAGTCATTATCCTCACAAGCTTTTCCGCCTTTCTGAGCTCTTCGTCGTGGGTGACTACTGCGTAGGCGTTTCTTAGGACGGCTGAGGCTATGAGGATCGCGTCGGGAAGCCTCACACCCACCTCGGCTCTTATTTTCCCGGCTAAATCCGCGGTTTTAACGTCCACGTCTGCTATCTCATAGTTGGGTGAGGTTAGCATGTATGCGAGAAACTCCTCCTTCCCCTCGATGTCTCCGAACATGTAGTATCCCGTACACATCTCAGCCACGACTATAGCAGATACTAAGGCCTTAACGTCGCCGCCGTCTACGGCTTCGAGAACCCGTCTCGAATACCGGTAGTACGGCTCCTCCCTATTCTTGACGTTGATGAATATATTCGTGTCGAGGGCTACGGTTAACCCCACTCTTCCCTCAACCCCCTCTGGAACCGTAGACTATCCACAGGCCAAGGCTTCTCCTCGAGTAGCTCAGATAGTCTACGAGTCAAAGCCTTACGGATCAATACACCGTCCTCCCGGATCAGAAAAACGACCTTATCGCCCGGCTTAAGCTTTAACCTACGCCTAGCCTCCTTCGGAATCGTCACCTGACCCTTCCTACTCACGGAGGAGATACCGACCTCGGTCATACATAAAAGTAAAGAAAGTTTTACATAAAAACCTTACCTTGAAAGGGAGGGAAGTTTAAGGGTTTCATTCCACGTTTAAAATAAGGGTTTCCCACGCTCCTTAAGGTATTACGTTTATAGGGTCAAACCTTAAATTGGTCTCTGGGTGTTTAACATCTTGGAGCCGGGGTAGCCTAGCCAGGGAAGGCGCCGGACTCGAGATGCCTATATGGAAGGGCTGGAGCCTAGGCACAGGGGATCCGGTTCCCCGTCGGGGGAGCAGGGGTTCAAATCCCCTCCCCGGCGTACAGGTTTACCCATATTCTTCTGACGTGGGTTCTGTCGAAATCCCTGTCCTCGGTCGCTATGGCTTGGACTCCGCCGTTGTCTATAGCCGCCAGGTGGATAGCGTCTGAGGGCTTGAGCCCGTACTCGACCATATGGCGTTTAGCCTTCACGTACTCCGACGCTCCTAGGGGTAGGATCTCCACGTAGGGGAGCACAGCCCTGTCGACCAGCTCTAAGCTATCTCTTAGAGAAACCCGGTACCTCCGGGTCGAGACGTATATCGCCTCGTCGAGCGCTAAGACATCTGTGTAAAGCTCCTCGGTCA
This genomic window contains:
- a CDS encoding DNA-directed RNA polymerase, which encodes MFKLIDVEDVVRIPPEKFGKPLKEVAEEELKSKYVGLVNSNLGYVIDVLNVKIDPVGKIIPGDGATYHKAFFTLLTFYPVLQEIVEGDVVDVQDFGAFVRLGPVDALLHMSQIMDDFIAYDRQREALVGRQTGRFLRKGDVVRVRIVAVSLPKTGSGIGKIGVTAKQPFLGKLEWIKEEVAKLHGGGEG
- a CDS encoding alanine--glyoxylate aminotransferase family protein, which codes for MAKPLLMIPGPTEIPLRVIRAMVRASEPHYTPPVNPGLIEEVMDKLRRVYRTRGEVILLPGSGRMGLEAALASIVEPGDRVLVVVAGEFGRMIPEIVKRVGGVPVEFRVPPGGRLDESRLEEALERGGFKALAMVHNEPSTGTLYPAEGVGRLARRYGVLYLLGAGSSLGGVDVRVDEWGVDLCMSCSHKCLAAPMGLAMVSVGEGAWEVMEDRKTPPVTFLNDLYRWRRLWIPRERGGLLEQGLRRVPITLPVHLLYALNEALDIVLEEGLEARFERHRTASRAFVKAVEAMGLEILPEERLSSPTVTAVKVPEGVDDSKLRRRILDYGVLVAGGLSELRGRIFRVGHMAETASERCIRAAVTAIGLALRDMGLKADIGLAIEEVSKTFEAV
- a CDS encoding type II toxin-antitoxin system VapC family toxin, with product MGLTVALDTNIFINVKNREEPYYRYSRRVLEAVDGGDVKALVSAIVVAEMCTGYYMFGDIEGKEEFLAYMLTSPNYEIADVDVKTADLAGKIRAEVGVRLPDAILIASAVLRNAYAVVTHDEELRKAEKLVRIMTAREFIASLGL
- a CDS encoding AbrB/MazE/SpoVT family DNA-binding domain-containing protein, with translation MTEVGISSVSRKGQVTIPKEARRRLKLKPGDKVVFLIREDGVLIRKALTRRLSELLEEKPWPVDSLRFQRGLREEWG
- a CDS encoding type II toxin-antitoxin system VapC family toxin, translating into MKVFIDASLIVYLNIRLPEAMARLVEDLYRKLLTEELYTDVLALDEAIYVSTRRYRVSLRDSLELVDRAVLPYVEILPLGASEYVKAKRHMVEYGLKPSDAIHLAAIDNGGVQAIATEDRDFDRTHVRRIWVNLYAGEGI